From one Bacteroides fragilis NCTC 9343 genomic stretch:
- a CDS encoding restriction endonuclease subunit S yields the protein MIETKFKQTELCRIPEDWDIGTFADFLITFSAGATPYRGIPDNFVGTIPWISSGELNYCEIENTREHISSDAQKNTHLTLHKPGTFLIAITGLEAAGTRGRCAFVKTPATTNQSCLAINSTDKMTVKYLFWFYRQWSDFLAFNFSQGSKQQSFTAEIVKRLPLYAPKYKEQEKIAEALSDVDKLIRELDTLIEKKRAVMQGTMQELLTAHRRLPGFVHPWRNTLVEKCCKITTGESNTRDQIESGIYPFYIRSATVMRSNSYIFDCEGVITIGDGQIGKVFHYVNGKFDLHQRCYLMYDFDDIDVKFFYFLFSFFFYNRVIALSAKATVDSVRRNMIAKMKINIPSTMQEQKAIANILSDMNDGIEAIEAKRDKYIAVRQGMMQQLLTGKIRLI from the coding sequence ATGATTGAAACTAAATTCAAACAAACAGAGTTGTGCCGAATACCAGAGGATTGGGATATAGGCACCTTTGCTGATTTCTTAATAACCTTTTCTGCGGGGGCTACCCCTTATCGAGGTATCCCTGATAACTTTGTTGGTACAATCCCATGGATTTCAAGCGGAGAGCTAAATTATTGTGAAATTGAAAATACTCGTGAGCACATATCTTCAGACGCTCAAAAGAATACTCATCTTACGTTGCATAAACCGGGAACATTCCTTATTGCAATTACAGGGCTTGAAGCTGCGGGGACTAGAGGGCGATGTGCCTTTGTTAAAACTCCCGCAACGACTAATCAGTCATGTCTTGCAATCAATAGCACTGACAAGATGACTGTGAAATATTTGTTTTGGTTTTATCGTCAATGGAGCGATTTTCTTGCATTCAATTTTAGCCAAGGTTCAAAACAGCAAAGCTTTACGGCAGAGATAGTAAAACGTCTTCCATTATATGCGCCGAAATATAAAGAGCAAGAGAAAATTGCAGAAGCATTGAGCGATGTGGATAAGTTAATTCGTGAACTCGATACTCTGATTGAAAAGAAACGGGCTGTAATGCAGGGGACTATGCAAGAGCTCCTAACCGCTCATCGCAGATTACCAGGTTTCGTCCATCCGTGGAGGAATACTTTAGTTGAAAAATGTTGTAAAATAACCACAGGAGAGAGTAACACTCGAGATCAAATTGAATCAGGTATATATCCATTTTACATTCGGTCGGCCACAGTCATGAGAAGTAATAGCTATATATTCGATTGTGAAGGTGTTATAACTATTGGGGATGGCCAAATAGGAAAGGTATTTCATTATGTCAATGGGAAATTTGATTTACATCAACGATGCTATTTAATGTACGACTTTGATGATATAGATGTAAAATTCTTTTATTTTCTGTTTTCGTTTTTCTTTTATAATCGAGTTATTGCATTATCAGCAAAAGCAACAGTAGATTCCGTCAGAAGAAATATGATTGCAAAAATGAAAATAAATATACCTTCAACGATGCAAGAACAAAAAGCCATTGCCAATATTCTGTCTGACATGAATGATGGAATTGAAGCAATAGAGGCAAAAAGGGATAAATATATTGCAGTCCGTCAAGGCATGATGCAGCAGTTATTAACAGGAAAAATCCGTTTAATATGA